A genomic window from Passer domesticus isolate bPasDom1 chromosome Z, bPasDom1.hap1, whole genome shotgun sequence includes:
- the LOC135290591 gene encoding uncharacterized protein LOC135290591 isoform X1 → MPRGRAWTPAEVSSLLSLVGGSGEAALLMASTSRPNEALWREISRRLAAAGYGRSVAQCRSKWKALKQAFHSERETRRRAGHHSPRLPPHYRAMKSIWKAAGRPVFGERRMPDVVKLPSRRRRSALATRSPSSPEPPEHGVGGDTPSTLLSPKLQRAKDEPESPAGGEHIAGVPPTPPAMPHTGCCFSPLSLLGCHTDLKQEGAEGKASFPGETSLGMGRGNQVVPLAAAATGSPGTAATSEQPAAGEDASDTSLHGSGVAGLLQNVQQLLVQILQTSRQQQALLESLASDTVSHLHLLSHSLVQVGETLHQLLLRPQTHPGPIGHYVPHVPLFEGGSGVPCSPGAPHTAPDHKEEPQMSADARCIPH, encoded by the exons ATGCCCCGCGGGCGAGCCTGGACGCCGGCGGAGGTCAGCAGCCTGCTGTCGCTGgtggggggctcgggggaggCCGCGCTGCTCATGGCCTCCACGTCGCGACCCAACGAGGCGCTCTGGCGGGAGATCTCCCGGCGCCTGGCGGCGGCCGGCTACGGGCGCAGCGTGGCCCAGTGCCGCTCCAAGTGGAAGGCGCTCAAGCAGGCTTTCCACTCGGAGCGGGAGACGCGCCGCCGGGCAGGACACCACTCGCCCCGGCTGCCGCCGCACTACCGAGCCATGAAGAGCATCTGGAAGGCGGCCGGCAGACCCGTCTTTGGCGAGCGGAGGATGCCAG ACGTGGTGAAGCTGCCCTCCAGAAGGCGCAGGTCAGCCCTTGCCACACGCTCTCCATCCTCACCAGAGCCACCAG AGCACGGCGTTGGCGGGGACACCCCTAGCACGCTGCTGTCACCGAAGCTGCAGCGTGCGAAGGACGAGCCAGAGAGCC CAGCTGGTGGGGAACACATTGCTGGAGTGCCACCCACACCCCCTGCCATGCCAC ACACCGGTTGCTGcttctctcccctctccctcctgg GCTGTCACACTGACCTGAagcaggaaggagctgagggaaAGGCCA GTTTTCCTGGTGAGACATCCCTGGGGATGGGAAGAGGAAACCAAGTGGTGCcgctggctgctgcagccacaggctccCCCGGGACAGCAGCCACGAgtgagcagccagcagcaggtgaAGATGCATCAGACACAAGCCTGCATG GGTCTGGCGTGGCGGGCTTGCTCCAGAatgtccagcagctgctggtgcagatCCTGCAGACATCCCGGCAGCAGCAGGCTCTACTGGAGAGCCTGGCCAGTGACACTGTGTCCCACCTCCACCTCCTGTCCCACAGCCTCGTGCAGGTGGGCGAGACCCTGCACCAACTCCTGCTCCGGCCACAGACCCACCCTGGCCCCATTGGCCACTATGTCCCCCACGTGCCCCTTTTTGAGGGTGGCTCTGGtgtgccctgctcccctggtGCTCCCCACACTGCCCCAGATCACAAAGAGGAGCCTCAGATGTCCGCTGATGCCAGGTGCATCCCCCACTGA
- the LOC135290591 gene encoding uncharacterized protein LOC135290591 isoform X3 codes for MPRGRAWTPAEVSSLLSLVGGSGEAALLMASTSRPNEALWREISRRLAAAGYGRSVAQCRSKWKALKQAFHSERETRRRAGHHSPRLPPHYRAMKSIWKAAGRPVFGERRMPDVVKLPSRRRRSALATRSPSSPEPPEHGVGGDTPSTLLSPKLQRAKDEPESPAGGEHIAGVPPTPPAMPHTGCCFSPLSLLGCHTDLKQEGAEGKASFPGETSLGMGRGNQVVPLAAAATGSPGTAATSEQPAAGSGVAGLLQNVQQLLVQILQTSRQQQALLESLASDTVSHLHLLSHSLVQVGETLHQLLLRPQTHPGPIGHYVPHVPLFEGGSGVPCSPGAPHTAPDHKEEPQMSADARCIPH; via the exons ATGCCCCGCGGGCGAGCCTGGACGCCGGCGGAGGTCAGCAGCCTGCTGTCGCTGgtggggggctcgggggaggCCGCGCTGCTCATGGCCTCCACGTCGCGACCCAACGAGGCGCTCTGGCGGGAGATCTCCCGGCGCCTGGCGGCGGCCGGCTACGGGCGCAGCGTGGCCCAGTGCCGCTCCAAGTGGAAGGCGCTCAAGCAGGCTTTCCACTCGGAGCGGGAGACGCGCCGCCGGGCAGGACACCACTCGCCCCGGCTGCCGCCGCACTACCGAGCCATGAAGAGCATCTGGAAGGCGGCCGGCAGACCCGTCTTTGGCGAGCGGAGGATGCCAG ACGTGGTGAAGCTGCCCTCCAGAAGGCGCAGGTCAGCCCTTGCCACACGCTCTCCATCCTCACCAGAGCCACCAG AGCACGGCGTTGGCGGGGACACCCCTAGCACGCTGCTGTCACCGAAGCTGCAGCGTGCGAAGGACGAGCCAGAGAGCC CAGCTGGTGGGGAACACATTGCTGGAGTGCCACCCACACCCCCTGCCATGCCAC ACACCGGTTGCTGcttctctcccctctccctcctgg GCTGTCACACTGACCTGAagcaggaaggagctgagggaaAGGCCA GTTTTCCTGGTGAGACATCCCTGGGGATGGGAAGAGGAAACCAAGTGGTGCcgctggctgctgcagccacaggctccCCCGGGACAGCAGCCACGAgtgagcagccagcagcag GGTCTGGCGTGGCGGGCTTGCTCCAGAatgtccagcagctgctggtgcagatCCTGCAGACATCCCGGCAGCAGCAGGCTCTACTGGAGAGCCTGGCCAGTGACACTGTGTCCCACCTCCACCTCCTGTCCCACAGCCTCGTGCAGGTGGGCGAGACCCTGCACCAACTCCTGCTCCGGCCACAGACCCACCCTGGCCCCATTGGCCACTATGTCCCCCACGTGCCCCTTTTTGAGGGTGGCTCTGGtgtgccctgctcccctggtGCTCCCCACACTGCCCCAGATCACAAAGAGGAGCCTCAGATGTCCGCTGATGCCAGGTGCATCCCCCACTGA
- the LOC135290591 gene encoding uncharacterized protein LOC135290591 isoform X2: MPRGRAWTPAEVSSLLSLVGGSGEAALLMASTSRPNEALWREISRRLAAAGYGRSVAQCRSKWKALKQAFHSERETRRRAGHHSPRLPPHYRAMKSIWKAAGRPVFGERRMPDVVKLPSRRRRSALATRSPSSPEPPEHGVGGDTPSTLLSPKLQRAKDEPESPGGEHIAGVPPTPPAMPHTGCCFSPLSLLGCHTDLKQEGAEGKASFPGETSLGMGRGNQVVPLAAAATGSPGTAATSEQPAAGEDASDTSLHGSGVAGLLQNVQQLLVQILQTSRQQQALLESLASDTVSHLHLLSHSLVQVGETLHQLLLRPQTHPGPIGHYVPHVPLFEGGSGVPCSPGAPHTAPDHKEEPQMSADARCIPH; encoded by the exons ATGCCCCGCGGGCGAGCCTGGACGCCGGCGGAGGTCAGCAGCCTGCTGTCGCTGgtggggggctcgggggaggCCGCGCTGCTCATGGCCTCCACGTCGCGACCCAACGAGGCGCTCTGGCGGGAGATCTCCCGGCGCCTGGCGGCGGCCGGCTACGGGCGCAGCGTGGCCCAGTGCCGCTCCAAGTGGAAGGCGCTCAAGCAGGCTTTCCACTCGGAGCGGGAGACGCGCCGCCGGGCAGGACACCACTCGCCCCGGCTGCCGCCGCACTACCGAGCCATGAAGAGCATCTGGAAGGCGGCCGGCAGACCCGTCTTTGGCGAGCGGAGGATGCCAG ACGTGGTGAAGCTGCCCTCCAGAAGGCGCAGGTCAGCCCTTGCCACACGCTCTCCATCCTCACCAGAGCCACCAG AGCACGGCGTTGGCGGGGACACCCCTAGCACGCTGCTGTCACCGAAGCTGCAGCGTGCGAAGGACGAGCCAGAGAGCC CTGGTGGGGAACACATTGCTGGAGTGCCACCCACACCCCCTGCCATGCCAC ACACCGGTTGCTGcttctctcccctctccctcctgg GCTGTCACACTGACCTGAagcaggaaggagctgagggaaAGGCCA GTTTTCCTGGTGAGACATCCCTGGGGATGGGAAGAGGAAACCAAGTGGTGCcgctggctgctgcagccacaggctccCCCGGGACAGCAGCCACGAgtgagcagccagcagcaggtgaAGATGCATCAGACACAAGCCTGCATG GGTCTGGCGTGGCGGGCTTGCTCCAGAatgtccagcagctgctggtgcagatCCTGCAGACATCCCGGCAGCAGCAGGCTCTACTGGAGAGCCTGGCCAGTGACACTGTGTCCCACCTCCACCTCCTGTCCCACAGCCTCGTGCAGGTGGGCGAGACCCTGCACCAACTCCTGCTCCGGCCACAGACCCACCCTGGCCCCATTGGCCACTATGTCCCCCACGTGCCCCTTTTTGAGGGTGGCTCTGGtgtgccctgctcccctggtGCTCCCCACACTGCCCCAGATCACAAAGAGGAGCCTCAGATGTCCGCTGATGCCAGGTGCATCCCCCACTGA